The proteins below are encoded in one region of Paenibacillus albus:
- a CDS encoding DeoR/GlpR family DNA-binding transcription regulator, whose protein sequence is MAEAGSSKGQRRRDQIMNVLKRQGRITIQELVDRFGISEATARRDLELMEKSEPVIRTIGGAMYDGMNAVRELPFAEKEGLSFLEKERIAAAAASLILEGDVVGLSGGTTNYYLAKLLKTRRGITVVTNAVNVAMELAGSDINVVVTGGMMRHNSFELCGPLGEGMIGQLHIGKMFLGVDGVSSTGGITTYSEQEAHIAKAMIRRSQATYAMFDHTKIGRTSLFSIAPLSQLQGFITDEALPQQLASIAQTHGIQTVVADAQYGASV, encoded by the coding sequence ATGGCTGAAGCTGGTTCGTCAAAAGGACAGCGGCGGCGTGATCAGATTATGAACGTGCTGAAGCGGCAAGGGCGGATTACGATCCAGGAGCTTGTAGACCGCTTCGGCATTTCGGAGGCGACGGCGCGCCGCGACCTCGAGCTGATGGAGAAGTCAGAGCCGGTCATTCGTACGATTGGCGGCGCGATGTATGACGGGATGAACGCGGTGCGTGAGTTGCCTTTTGCGGAGAAGGAAGGGCTGTCGTTTCTGGAGAAGGAACGAATTGCGGCTGCAGCTGCAAGTCTTATCCTTGAAGGCGACGTTGTAGGCTTGTCCGGCGGGACGACGAACTATTATCTCGCCAAGCTGCTCAAGACGCGCAGAGGCATTACCGTTGTAACGAATGCAGTCAATGTCGCGATGGAGCTGGCAGGCAGCGATATTAACGTTGTTGTGACAGGCGGCATGATGCGCCACAACAGCTTCGAGCTGTGCGGTCCGCTCGGTGAAGGCATGATCGGCCAGCTGCATATCGGCAAAATGTTCCTCGGCGTTGATGGTGTCTCTTCGACAGGCGGCATCACAACGTACTCGGAGCAGGAGGCGCATATCGCAAAGGCGATGATACGCCGCTCGCAGGCGACTTACGCGATGTTCGACCATACGAAGATCGGTCGTACCTCCTTGTTCTCGATAGCGCCGCTGTCGCAGCTGCAGGGCTTCATTACGGATGAAGCACTGCCGCAGCAGCTTGCATCCATCGCGCAGACGCATGGTATTCAAACGGTAGTCGCCGATGCGCAGTATGGAGCGAGTGTCTGA
- a CDS encoding NHL repeat-containing protein: protein MSEKLVIGNASHSYEVAQGWGKLPEGIAYGYTHGIVVDENDNVYVHNTGKDSVIKFDKDGNFITAWGPEFEGGAHGFYLHRDNDGIEYLYFADTNRGLVVKTTLDGETLLEIGRPDRPDLYDAERRYVPTDVCVAPNGDIYVSDGYGQFHIHHYDAKGNYIRSWGGRGSEPGKVIEPHGISINLRGEEPEIYVADRRNSRIQVFTLEGEHKRFVDHNLDLPCSFYFFGDEVYIPDLDSRITVLDRNDRLITHLGEDQQAYKQQGWPNLPKSYYRPDKFSSPHGVCVDSQGNVYVAEWIFDGRITKLVRQQ from the coding sequence GTGTCAGAGAAATTGGTAATTGGTAATGCATCTCACTCCTATGAAGTTGCACAAGGCTGGGGTAAGCTTCCGGAAGGAATTGCTTACGGCTATACACACGGTATCGTCGTGGATGAAAATGACAACGTTTACGTACATAATACCGGCAAAGACTCCGTTATCAAATTTGATAAAGACGGAAATTTCATTACTGCTTGGGGACCTGAGTTTGAAGGCGGTGCACACGGCTTCTACCTCCATCGCGATAATGACGGCATCGAATATCTCTATTTTGCAGATACGAACCGCGGGCTAGTGGTCAAAACGACGCTCGATGGCGAGACGCTGCTTGAGATCGGGCGTCCAGACCGTCCTGATCTGTACGATGCAGAACGCCGCTATGTACCGACGGATGTTTGCGTGGCTCCAAACGGCGACATCTATGTTTCGGACGGCTACGGCCAATTCCATATTCATCACTACGATGCTAAGGGCAACTATATTCGCTCGTGGGGCGGACGCGGTTCCGAGCCAGGCAAAGTTATTGAGCCGCATGGCATCTCGATTAATCTCCGTGGTGAAGAGCCAGAAATCTATGTAGCTGACCGCCGCAATAGCCGGATTCAAGTATTCACGCTAGAAGGCGAGCACAAGCGCTTCGTTGATCACAACCTCGATCTGCCTTGCAGCTTCTATTTCTTCGGCGACGAAGTGTACATTCCGGATCTCGACAGCCGTATTACGGTGCTTGACCGCAATGACCGCCTCATCACGCACCTCGGTGAGGATCAGCAGGCGTACAAGCAACAGGGCTGGCCAAACCTGCCAAAATCGTACTACCGCCCAGATAAATTCAGCTCCCCGCACGGTGTTTGCGTCGATTCGCAAGGCAATGTGTACGTAGCGGAATGGATCTTCGATGGTCGTATAACGAAGCTGGTTAGACAGCAATAA
- the nagA gene encoding N-acetylglucosamine-6-phosphate deacetylase, giving the protein MQTKGDSWLIKHVQTIVSDAVVEGSLVVADGKIAKIIEGDAIPAEYEQLETVDGHGGWLLPGFIDMHVHGGGGGDFMDASREAYDVITRFHASKGTTRMLATTVTASPEAITAVLEASDAYRDGDMQHAVLQGVHLEGPFISEKWPGAQNPAFIIPPQVDLIQAWNEQYPGLLKQVTFAPEKENAIALTEYLAASGIVAAAGHTDAIYTQVIDAAEAGLTQAVHTFNAMRGLHHREPGTVGAVLTDHRIHAELIADGHHVHPAAIRLLVAAKPKDRVILITDAMAAAGLGDGQYDLGGLAVEVNDGVARLHEGGALAGSTLTMIDAFRFMLAHTGLSVAEVSQMASRNPARQLGIDDVTGSIAEGKLADLVLTDTSFTNVRRTWVNGRQIYG; this is encoded by the coding sequence ATGCAAACTAAAGGTGACTCATGGCTCATCAAGCATGTCCAAACCATCGTTTCGGACGCGGTTGTAGAGGGCAGCTTAGTTGTAGCAGATGGTAAAATTGCAAAAATCATTGAAGGCGACGCGATTCCAGCCGAATATGAGCAGCTTGAGACGGTAGACGGACATGGCGGCTGGCTGCTGCCGGGCTTCATCGACATGCACGTTCACGGCGGCGGAGGCGGCGACTTCATGGATGCCAGCCGAGAAGCATATGATGTGATCACCCGTTTCCATGCATCCAAAGGAACGACAAGAATGCTGGCAACGACGGTTACCGCTTCACCAGAAGCGATTACGGCCGTGCTCGAAGCGTCGGATGCTTACCGCGACGGTGACATGCAGCATGCTGTGCTGCAAGGAGTTCATCTAGAAGGTCCCTTCATTAGTGAAAAATGGCCTGGCGCGCAGAATCCGGCTTTCATCATTCCGCCCCAGGTTGACCTTATTCAAGCTTGGAACGAGCAGTACCCTGGACTATTGAAGCAAGTTACATTCGCTCCTGAGAAAGAAAATGCGATCGCTTTGACGGAATACCTCGCAGCAAGCGGAATCGTTGCCGCTGCCGGTCATACTGATGCGATCTATACGCAAGTAATCGACGCAGCGGAAGCTGGTCTGACGCAAGCGGTGCATACGTTCAATGCCATGCGCGGCTTACATCACCGCGAGCCGGGAACAGTCGGCGCGGTTCTGACCGACCACCGCATCCATGCGGAGCTCATCGCCGACGGGCATCACGTCCATCCGGCAGCAATTCGCCTGCTAGTCGCTGCGAAGCCGAAGGACCGTGTCATTCTGATCACGGACGCGATGGCTGCAGCCGGACTTGGCGATGGCCAGTACGACCTCGGCGGCTTAGCGGTCGAGGTGAATGACGGCGTCGCCCGCCTTCATGAAGGCGGAGCTCTTGCGGGAAGTACACTGACGATGATCGACGCATTCCGCTTTATGCTCGCGCATACGGGCCTCAGCGTTGCTGAAGTGAGCCAGATGGCTAGCCGCAACCCGGCGAGACAGCTCGGCATTGACGATGTCACAGGCAGCATTGCCGAAGGCAAGCTCGCCGACCTCGTATTGACGGACACCTCGTTCACGAACGTGCGCCGCACGTGGGTGAATGGACGTCAGATTTACGGATAA
- the nagB gene encoding glucosamine-6-phosphate deaminase: MQVKTFDNTTELDTFAAQLFAEKLKDKPNATLGLATGSTPVGIYGKIIEMYKNGSISFKDATTFNLDEYVGLAPEHEQSYAHFMKEQLFNHIDLPLQNAHLPKGIGADLKSECTSYDQMLAEQPIDIQLLGLGLNGHIGFNEPDQELQGGTHVVELEESTREANARFFDKLEEVPTQAITMGVGSILKADSILLVVKGADKAGIVKQALQGPITTEVPASLLQTHKNVIVLVDREAGRLL; the protein is encoded by the coding sequence ATGCAAGTAAAGACATTTGACAATACTACTGAACTCGATACGTTCGCTGCCCAGCTATTTGCGGAGAAGCTGAAAGATAAACCGAATGCAACGCTAGGCCTCGCTACAGGCTCGACACCTGTCGGCATTTATGGAAAAATAATAGAGATGTACAAGAATGGCAGCATTTCCTTTAAAGACGCTACTACGTTCAACCTCGATGAATATGTCGGCCTGGCGCCAGAGCATGAGCAGAGCTATGCGCACTTCATGAAGGAGCAATTGTTCAATCATATCGATCTGCCACTGCAAAATGCCCACTTGCCGAAAGGCATCGGAGCAGACTTGAAATCAGAATGCACGAGCTACGATCAGATGCTTGCTGAACAGCCGATTGACATTCAACTGCTTGGCCTTGGGCTGAACGGCCATATCGGCTTCAACGAGCCCGATCAAGAGCTGCAGGGCGGTACGCATGTAGTAGAGCTGGAGGAATCGACACGTGAAGCGAACGCAAGATTCTTCGACAAGCTGGAAGAAGTGCCTACACAGGCGATTACGATGGGTGTTGGGTCGATCCTAAAGGCTGATTCCATTCTCCTCGTCGTGAAAGGCGCCGACAAGGCTGGCATCGTAAAACAAGCGCTGCAAGGACCGATTACGACAGAAGTGCCGGCATCGCTCTTGCAAACGCACAAGAATGTAATTGTACTCGTCGATCGTGAGGCAGGGAGGCTATTATAA
- the fni gene encoding type 2 isopentenyl-diphosphate Delta-isomerase, whose amino-acid sequence MTDKLNEEYLDTSRRKGEHIRICLTEDVQSVGTEPGFANYRFRHLALPELAFNDIDLSTTFLNRAMEVPLLISSMTGGTYEAAAINVRLAEAAEVRGWAMGLGSMRAAIENEALAETFQVRQYAPTIPIIANLGAVQLNYGYGVTECLRAVELAEADALVLHLNSMQEVFQPEGDTNFRGLFSRIEDVCRSIGVPVGVKEVGWGIDAETAERLIQAGVSFIDVAGAGGTSWSQVEKYRASTDPLRAEAAEAFAGWGIPTATSVREVRAALPQATIIASGGLQNGVDAAKAIALGADLAGFGRSLLAGAAEAAAGGSERDLHQQMERMEFELRTTMFGIGAGSVRELKGTNRLLRI is encoded by the coding sequence ATGACAGACAAGTTGAATGAAGAATATCTTGATACCTCCAGACGAAAAGGCGAGCATATCCGCATTTGTCTAACGGAGGATGTACAAAGCGTCGGTACGGAGCCGGGCTTCGCAAACTATAGGTTCCGCCATCTTGCGCTCCCGGAACTGGCGTTTAACGATATTGATCTTTCTACGACATTTCTTAATCGCGCCATGGAAGTACCGCTATTGATCAGCTCGATGACCGGAGGTACTTATGAAGCGGCTGCCATCAATGTTAGGTTAGCTGAAGCAGCCGAAGTACGAGGCTGGGCAATGGGACTTGGCTCCATGCGTGCTGCAATCGAGAACGAAGCTTTAGCGGAAACGTTCCAGGTACGGCAATATGCACCGACGATTCCGATTATTGCGAACCTTGGCGCTGTGCAGCTCAATTATGGGTACGGCGTCACCGAATGCCTCAGAGCAGTGGAGCTTGCCGAGGCGGATGCGCTCGTCCTTCATCTTAACAGCATGCAGGAAGTGTTTCAGCCCGAAGGCGACACGAATTTCCGCGGTCTGTTCAGCCGCATCGAAGATGTGTGCCGCAGCATTGGCGTTCCCGTAGGTGTGAAGGAAGTTGGCTGGGGAATCGATGCAGAGACAGCGGAGCGCCTCATCCAAGCCGGTGTATCTTTCATTGATGTTGCAGGCGCGGGAGGCACCTCGTGGAGCCAGGTTGAGAAGTATCGCGCCAGCACGGACCCGCTGCGCGCTGAAGCGGCCGAGGCGTTCGCCGGCTGGGGCATTCCGACAGCGACCTCCGTTCGCGAGGTCAGAGCTGCGCTGCCGCAAGCGACCATTATTGCGAGCGGCGGACTGCAGAACGGCGTCGATGCCGCCAAAGCGATTGCCCTTGGCGCCGACTTAGCCGGCTTCGGCCGATCTCTGCTTGCCGGAGCTGCCGAAGCAGCAGCGGGCGGCAGCGAGCGGGACCTGCACCAGCAGATGGAGCGCATGGAATTCGAGCTGCGCACCACGATGTTTGGCATTGGAGCAGGCTCGGTGCGAGAACTGAAAGGCACGAACCGGCTGCTCCGGATCTAG
- a CDS encoding Ger(x)C family spore germination protein, translated as MLVITIVSLLLVLTGGCGFKDIDKRFYVVAIGIDPAPEGAKGYTVSLRMAVPSPKVEPGAAKSQVETIQATTIAEAVRLLKSHVDKELDFGHCKLLLFGDELVKKDFRGPLNWLSRRRDIQNVAFVAIGKPDAKTIIEIEPPNERLPGNAIFLMFGNDGSESSYTIFEYFFDFVRRTGELGMDPILPIMRKEKNGYVVTRLGLLNKSKLVAVLNPQETEMYNQIRNEYKKSTVAATFDGQNMVMSVDSISSRSKIIRTSEGWVLRLKLNIRGIFEEAPIGVYDQSWTKLEQTFNTQVEQEAKSLLEKAQQAGVDPFGFGLKFRATHAGTAKTWSDWQSIYPRLKFDVQAKVVIEGSGIVR; from the coding sequence TTGCTGGTAATAACTATTGTGTCGCTGCTGCTAGTTCTTACGGGCGGATGCGGGTTTAAAGACATCGACAAACGGTTCTATGTCGTCGCAATCGGCATTGATCCGGCACCTGAAGGCGCTAAGGGCTATACGGTATCGCTTCGTATGGCCGTGCCTTCACCGAAGGTGGAGCCGGGAGCTGCCAAGTCTCAGGTGGAAACGATTCAGGCTACGACCATTGCGGAAGCGGTTCGACTGCTGAAATCGCATGTCGATAAGGAGCTGGATTTCGGTCATTGCAAGCTGCTGCTGTTTGGCGATGAGCTGGTGAAGAAGGATTTTCGAGGGCCGCTGAACTGGCTGTCACGCCGCCGCGATATTCAGAACGTCGCTTTTGTTGCCATAGGAAAACCGGATGCGAAGACAATCATCGAGATTGAGCCGCCGAATGAGCGATTGCCCGGCAACGCGATCTTCCTGATGTTCGGCAATGATGGTTCGGAGTCGTCGTATACGATCTTCGAATATTTCTTTGACTTTGTGCGGCGTACAGGAGAACTCGGGATGGACCCGATTCTTCCGATCATGCGCAAGGAGAAGAACGGTTATGTAGTCACTAGACTTGGGCTGCTTAATAAATCGAAGCTCGTCGCGGTGCTGAATCCGCAGGAAACCGAAATGTACAATCAAATACGTAATGAATATAAGAAATCGACGGTTGCCGCCACTTTCGATGGGCAGAATATGGTCATGTCTGTGGATAGCATCTCATCACGCTCCAAAATTATCAGAACGAGCGAAGGATGGGTGCTCAGGCTTAAGCTGAATATCCGAGGAATCTTCGAGGAAGCGCCGATCGGTGTTTATGATCAAAGCTGGACGAAGCTGGAGCAAACATTCAATACGCAGGTAGAACAAGAAGCAAAAAGCCTGCTTGAGAAGGCTCAGCAAGCAGGCGTTGATCCATTTGGCTTCGGACTTAAATTTCGCGCAACACATGCCGGAACCGCGAAGACTTGGAGCGACTGGCAGTCGATTTATCCAAGGCTGAAGTTCGACGTGCAGGCGAAAGTCGTTATTGAAGGTTCAGGCATTGTTCGGTAG
- a CDS encoding spore germination protein, with amino-acid sequence MLKRIESLFAESRDLTMHQLKNDEMTIEIAYIETLCDGSKVSDFILVPFTKQQQPFDEIIKINPVYEPLDDPAKWTDTLLLGFVLIQVKDKIYKLDAARIIRNENPQTMVETVITGPQIALSEDVIDSINIIRSRYPSPELATEERTVGTTSRTRVLLLYDKRSVDSNVLNMVRKRLDRIVVPMVTASGQLSRALGDRYKLFPTMIITERPDRVCNAIQDGKVVLLLQGSMFAIVLPVTFYDFLSAVDDQYDSFWMTRTLLVLRYIAVLLTISLPALYVAIVSYNPELFRVQLTFSIAGSRSAVPYPSFIEVFIMLLMIESLVEASVRLPKYIGSTATTVGGLILGQAAQQAGLVSSIMIIVTSVVAISNFVIPINNMSTAIRFMKYPLIFMAIFFGISGVTIGLFIYFVYLADMRSFGKPYFRIFSKTPSQSGDIGQVDQG; translated from the coding sequence ATGCTGAAGCGGATCGAGTCCCTGTTTGCCGAGTCCCGAGATTTAACGATGCACCAGCTGAAAAATGATGAAATGACGATTGAGATCGCCTATATCGAGACGCTCTGCGACGGAAGTAAAGTGAGTGACTTTATACTCGTCCCTTTCACGAAGCAGCAGCAGCCTTTTGACGAAATTATAAAGATCAATCCCGTCTACGAGCCGCTGGACGACCCGGCCAAATGGACGGATACACTGCTGCTTGGCTTCGTCCTCATCCAGGTGAAAGACAAGATCTATAAGCTGGATGCCGCGCGGATCATCCGTAACGAGAATCCGCAAACGATGGTGGAAACGGTCATTACCGGGCCGCAGATCGCCCTCAGCGAGGATGTCATCGATTCAATCAATATTATCCGCAGCCGGTACCCAAGCCCTGAGCTTGCAACGGAAGAACGGACGGTCGGCACCACCTCGCGGACTCGCGTGCTTCTGCTGTACGACAAACGAAGTGTTGATTCAAATGTACTGAATATGGTCAGAAAAAGGCTTGATCGCATCGTGGTTCCTATGGTGACAGCTTCCGGTCAGCTTAGCCGAGCGCTTGGTGATCGGTATAAGCTGTTTCCGACAATGATTATCACGGAACGGCCGGACCGTGTCTGCAATGCGATTCAGGATGGAAAAGTCGTACTGCTCCTTCAGGGTTCCATGTTCGCCATCGTGCTGCCGGTTACGTTCTATGATTTCTTAAGCGCAGTTGATGATCAGTATGATTCGTTCTGGATGACACGGACGCTTCTCGTCCTCCGTTACATTGCTGTCTTGCTGACCATCTCGCTCCCTGCCTTGTATGTTGCCATCGTTTCCTATAACCCGGAGCTGTTTCGTGTTCAACTGACCTTCTCCATTGCGGGAAGCCGTTCAGCTGTGCCATATCCGTCCTTCATTGAAGTATTCATTATGCTGCTTATGATCGAATCACTCGTCGAAGCAAGCGTGCGGCTGCCCAAATATATCGGTTCTACCGCAACAACCGTCGGCGGTCTCATTCTCGGACAAGCCGCTCAGCAAGCCGGCCTCGTCAGCAGCATTATGATTATTGTTACTTCTGTTGTCGCGATCTCGAACTTCGTCATTCCGATCAACAACATGTCCACGGCCATACGGTTCATGAAATATCCGCTCATCTTCATGGCCATATTCTTCGGCATATCGGGGGTGACGATTGGCTTGTTTATTTATTTTGTATATCTAGCCGACATGCGCAGCTTTGGCAAGCCGTATTTTCGCATCTTTAGCAAAACGCCTTCGCAATCAGGTGATATCGGGCAGGTGGATCAAGGATGA
- a CDS encoding class I SAM-dependent methyltransferase yields MSTWFEQSFGSDYMIVYRHRNWEQANREVQRMAAWLELPSGAAILDVGCGMGRHALALAQLGYEVTGMDLSKALLKKAREHNDEGLIKELIQGDMRELPFADHSFDATVNLFTSFGYFVEEDDNKRVLAEIRRVLKPDGQFLIDFLNAAYVIDHLVPRSERLDEETGLHIEELRSITEDGWVVKQIAIRAAGDEASIRCYEERVRLFSLTWFEQALSEAGLLLTHVYGDYEGHAYDEQRSPRLILKGRANH; encoded by the coding sequence ATGTCGACATGGTTTGAGCAGAGCTTTGGCTCTGATTACATGATTGTGTACAGGCATCGAAATTGGGAGCAGGCGAATCGCGAGGTGCAGCGGATGGCGGCCTGGCTAGAGCTTCCTTCAGGCGCGGCGATTCTCGATGTTGGCTGCGGCATGGGCAGGCATGCGCTTGCGCTTGCACAGCTGGGGTACGAAGTAACGGGCATGGATCTGTCGAAAGCGCTGCTGAAGAAGGCGCGCGAGCACAATGATGAAGGCTTGATCAAAGAGCTCATCCAGGGCGATATGAGGGAGCTGCCGTTCGCGGACCATTCCTTTGATGCGACAGTCAATTTGTTTACATCATTCGGCTATTTCGTGGAAGAGGACGATAACAAGCGGGTGCTTGCTGAAATTCGCCGCGTGCTGAAGCCTGATGGGCAGTTTTTGATTGATTTTTTGAACGCAGCCTATGTGATTGATCATCTTGTTCCGCGCTCTGAACGTTTGGACGAGGAAACGGGCTTACATATTGAAGAACTGCGGTCCATCACGGAGGACGGGTGGGTCGTTAAACAAATCGCAATCCGTGCTGCAGGAGATGAAGCGAGTATTAGGTGCTACGAAGAGCGTGTCCGCTTGTTCTCACTGACTTGGTTCGAGCAGGCGCTGTCCGAAGCAGGTCTGCTGCTGACACATGTATATGGCGACTACGAGGGACACGCTTATGATGAGCAGCGCTCGCCTCGATTGATTTTGAAAGGGAGGGCTAACCATTGA
- a CDS encoding MBL fold metallo-hydrolase, protein MSETNKPLVSKRWSCGVIQVKVPLPFSLKYVNSYLLQDERGFVVVDPGLHTPEALQAWQETLDEHGISIREIHTIVLTHQHPDHYGLAGWFQEQTGGAPVYISEASYAYTQRLWGSDAGAAFAADLTQLYEVHGMPQQVLEEIAPHLNSFIAKVSPQPKVTFIEAGQTIEMGGFTWQTIDVPGHAKGQLCFYAASEKLMLCGDQVLPDITPNISVVPGDGEDQLQQFLDSLEQIRSLEVELAFPGHRDPFTNYKERIEQLIAHHERRLTHMYSLIQSGANTGYTLCMQLFGERIAGNTHNLRFAMSETLAHMFHLEKHGRIERSSQDGKVYFTIKAEQQP, encoded by the coding sequence TTGAGTGAAACGAACAAGCCTCTAGTCAGCAAAAGATGGTCATGCGGCGTTATTCAAGTGAAGGTGCCGCTGCCCTTCTCCTTGAAGTATGTAAACAGCTACTTGCTGCAGGACGAGCGCGGCTTCGTGGTAGTGGATCCAGGCTTGCATACACCGGAAGCGTTGCAAGCATGGCAGGAGACGCTGGACGAGCATGGAATCTCGATCCGCGAGATTCATACCATTGTGCTGACACATCAGCATCCCGATCATTACGGGCTCGCCGGGTGGTTCCAGGAGCAGACAGGCGGCGCGCCGGTGTACATCTCCGAAGCTTCCTATGCCTATACGCAGCGGTTGTGGGGAAGCGATGCGGGAGCTGCGTTTGCTGCAGATCTGACGCAGCTGTACGAAGTGCACGGCATGCCTCAGCAGGTGCTTGAAGAGATTGCGCCGCATCTTAACAGCTTCATTGCGAAGGTGTCGCCGCAGCCGAAGGTGACCTTCATAGAAGCGGGGCAAACGATTGAAATGGGCGGCTTTACTTGGCAGACCATCGACGTCCCTGGCCACGCGAAGGGGCAGCTCTGCTTCTACGCTGCGAGTGAGAAGCTGATGCTGTGCGGAGATCAGGTGCTGCCCGATATTACTCCGAACATCAGTGTCGTTCCGGGTGACGGCGAGGATCAGCTGCAGCAGTTTCTGGATAGCTTAGAACAGATTCGCAGCCTTGAGGTGGAGCTAGCTTTTCCCGGTCATCGGGACCCGTTCACGAACTATAAGGAGCGGATTGAACAGCTCATCGCGCATCACGAGCGCAGGCTGACGCATATGTATAGTTTGATTCAATCAGGCGCGAATACGGGTTATACGTTATGTATGCAGCTGTTTGGCGAGCGAATTGCCGGAAATACGCATAATTTGCGGTTTGCCATGTCTGAGACGCTTGCCCATATGTTCCATCTGGAGAAGCACGGACGCATCGAACGAAGCAGCCAGGACGGCAAGGTTTATTTTACGATCAAGGCGGAACAGCAGCCGTAA
- a CDS encoding CapA family protein, with protein sequence MHASRSETHQHQKKQRSRRLKRLLAINISMLCIIGVLAVVYFVQRQDEAGKPEIASDNSDSSNTPANSGTNSNSDADPNEAASGSGTDADTGSDQANQGDQQPAADQEQTGSNGTDSSNSGTDSAVTAPASTSGDSITLSFAGDVLLAASVETLMLKNGYEYPYTYVGPFLKKPDLMAANLETPVTTRGIPAQKKQYVYKSSPDALPALKASGIDVVNLANNHTMDQGEEGLLDTIGHLDSAGIPNMGAGRDDAEAFKPVLLEAKGISVAYIGLSRVIPEGSWKAAKDHPGLAETYDSTRAVKAIQDAKKQADLVVVMVHWGIEREDNPNDDQKRLAHEYIDAGADLVIGSHPHTLQGFESYKGKWIAYSLGNFIFPGMTPDKTKDTGVVDARCSADGKCSLLMHPMRSNQSQPVPLEGEEAAALFKRISAISIHASLDAAGNVKPKE encoded by the coding sequence ATGCACGCATCAAGGTCTGAAACACATCAGCACCAGAAGAAGCAGCGCTCACGCCGGTTGAAAAGGCTGCTCGCCATTAATATCTCCATGCTATGCATCATAGGCGTGCTTGCAGTCGTCTATTTCGTGCAGCGACAGGACGAGGCAGGGAAGCCAGAGATTGCTTCGGATAATAGCGATTCATCGAATACGCCTGCAAACAGCGGAACGAATTCGAATTCGGATGCCGATCCCAATGAGGCTGCGAGCGGTTCGGGAACAGATGCTGATACAGGCTCAGATCAAGCCAATCAAGGGGATCAGCAGCCTGCCGCGGATCAAGAGCAGACTGGTTCAAATGGGACGGATAGCTCGAATTCAGGTACAGATTCAGCTGTAACAGCCCCAGCTTCAACGTCTGGCGATTCCATCACGCTTTCTTTTGCCGGAGATGTGCTGCTAGCGGCATCGGTTGAGACTTTAATGCTGAAGAACGGATACGAATACCCGTATACATACGTTGGGCCGTTTCTAAAGAAGCCGGATTTAATGGCGGCGAATCTGGAGACGCCGGTAACGACAAGAGGGATTCCTGCTCAGAAGAAACAATATGTATATAAATCCTCGCCTGATGCGCTGCCAGCCTTGAAGGCATCGGGCATCGACGTCGTCAATCTGGCGAATAACCATACGATGGACCAAGGTGAAGAGGGGCTGCTCGATACAATCGGTCACCTCGATTCCGCAGGCATTCCGAATATGGGAGCCGGACGTGACGATGCAGAGGCGTTCAAGCCTGTGCTGCTTGAGGCAAAAGGCATCAGCGTTGCCTACATCGGTCTGTCGCGTGTTATTCCGGAAGGCTCGTGGAAAGCGGCCAAGGATCATCCTGGTTTAGCGGAGACGTATGATTCGACGCGAGCTGTGAAAGCCATTCAGGATGCGAAGAAACAAGCGGATCTTGTTGTGGTCATGGTGCATTGGGGCATTGAACGCGAAGATAACCCGAACGATGACCAGAAGCGCTTGGCACATGAATATATTGATGCAGGAGCCGATTTGGTCATTGGCAGTCATCCTCATACTTTACAAGGCTTCGAGTCGTATAAAGGCAAGTGGATTGCGTACAGCTTGGGTAATTTTATATTCCCGGGCATGACGCCGGACAAGACGAAAGACACCGGTGTTGTTGATGCTCGGTGCAGTGCAGATGGCAAGTGCTCGCTGCTCATGCATCCGATGCGCTCGAACCAGTCCCAGCCAGTGCCGCTTGAAGGTGAAGAGGCAGCTGCGCTGTTTAAGCGCATCTCAGCGATTTCGATTCACGCGTCGCTTGACGCAGCAGGTAACGTGAAGCCGAAGGAGTGA